A genomic window from Pecten maximus chromosome 6, xPecMax1.1, whole genome shotgun sequence includes:
- the LOC117330054 gene encoding probable G-protein coupled receptor No18 → MANGCSINTTDLEFLPADTNSSLLQVSRWMNFCRTVYVEKCDLYSMNPPPRDIPAMFMNASYDDCFNTRTLVVYCISIVLSSAIICTNSAILIVFMRYRSLRTCSNVPIMSLAISDFLTGVAFTYSSIWNLVLLTTGYSFDIQKTIAYVRMRTNYFLCLTLDGTGLLFTCLMSSVLTLGVIAIERHIGVFYPFKYTEWITTRRMIRVIIAVWAVSLIVGVLPLCGWNKWADKCQLTEVLDYSYIVMWTSICFMSGILMLYIYLRIFILSQKHSRQIAAVQISSCSVTGPSTLVNDMASSAARESLSDEQHAPKTTNDEEVESPKASETDVETGNILISIQGLKKTMFIIPSKEENPEQTTDQRIEDPALQPTSPTSQELPNPSVVPERRPSIRHKPSRRALVTTTVILGAFYLCWSPLLVFLVAFDKVTVTMNLTVYYLAVVTQLNSIFNPVLYGIRNPDIREALLKLFHCRN, encoded by the coding sequence ATGGCTAACGGGTGCTCTATAAACACTACCGATTTAGAGTTTCTCCCAGCCGACACGAATTCGTCTCTGCTTCAAGTATCGCGATGGATGAACTTTTGCCGAACGGTATACGTTGAAAAGTGCGACTTGTACTCAATGAATCCTCCTCCAAGAGATATTCCGGCAATGTTTATGAACGCCTCGTATGATGACTGTTTTAACACCCGAACTCTTGTCGTCTACTGCATATCCATCGTCCTGAGTTCGGCAATTATCTGCACAAACTCCGCCATTCTAATAGTTTTCATGCGTTATAGAAGTTTAAGAACTTGCTCAAACGTTCCAATCATGAGTCTAGCAATATCGGATTTCCTTACCGGCGTAGCATTTACATACTCCTCAATTTGGAATTTGGTGTTACTTACTACCGGCTACTCATTCGACATTCAAAAGACGATAGCGTACGTACGTATGCGCACTAATTACTTCCTGTGTTTAACCCTGGACGGGACAGGGTTGCTTTTCACCTGTTTGATGTCGTCGGTTTTGACACTGGGCGTGATTGCGATAGAGCGACATATTGGGGTGTTTTATCCCTTCAAGTACACAGAATGGATCACTACTCGGCGAATGATTAGAGTCATCATCGCAGTTTGGGCTGTGTCGCTCATCGTTGGCGTCTTGCCATTGTGTGGCTGGAACAAGTGGGCCGACAAATGTCAGCTAACGGAGGTGTTGGACTATTCGTATATCGTTATGTGGACGTCCATTTGTTTCATGAGTGGTATCCTCATGTTGTACATCTATTTGAGAATATTCATTCTCTCCCAGAAGCACAGTCGCCAAATTGCAGCCGTACAAATATCCTCTTGTTCTGTTACTGGACCGAGTACGTTAGTTAATGATATGGCTTCATCGGCAGCAAGAGAATCATTGTCTGATGAGCAACACGCTCCAAAGACAACTAACGATGAAGAAGTTGAAAGCCCAAAAGCATCAGAGACTGATGTCGAAACAGGGAACATACTTATATCGATTCAGGGATTAAAGAAGACCATGTTTATCATCCCGTCAAAAGAAGAAAATCCTGAACAGACCACAGATCAACGTATAGAAGACCCTGCACTGCAACCTACATCCCCGACGTCACAGGAATTACCAAATCCCTCTGTAGTACCCGAAAGACGGCCCAGTATTCGTCATAAACCCAGCAGGCGCGCGCTAGTGACCACGACGGTCATCCTTGGCGCGTTCTATTTGTGCTGGTCTCCACTGTTGGTGTTTCTTGTCGCCTTCGATAAGGTTACGGTAACAATGAACCTGACTGTTTACTACCTTGCCGTGGTCACACAATTAAACTCGATATTCAACCCCGTTTTGTATGGTATCAGGAATCCCGATATCAGAGAGGCGCTCCTGAAATTGTTC